One region of Elusimicrobiota bacterium genomic DNA includes:
- a CDS encoding tetratricopeptide repeat protein, producing MMRKIFLIFGFMFALLVYLHADMEKTAEEKTTAIYTTGAKSKKEKIAFYVSKGDEYLLRSEYSYAIDFYTKAKEIKEKNSEVLFRLGEAYRLADMKNEAINSYNKALKYGAKDTRIFLGLGAIYKVKYLYEKSEEYYKKALEMEKNNIIAIKGLAEIYGNEGKYSEAINFYHKEFQIMQSDEIKLNLALLYILSNNYEEARKYVNTISGQSSDRQEGNNILNGYLSIGKNLNSAISQLSSANEHLLLAMTYIKKNDFVNAKSNLNILINQTEDTLSRKLAIVLYKSIK from the coding sequence ATGATGAGAAAAATATTTTTAATTTTTGGTTTTATGTTTGCACTTTTAGTTTATCTTCATGCTGATATGGAAAAAACAGCAGAAGAAAAAACAACGGCAATATATACAACCGGGGCAAAATCAAAAAAAGAAAAGATTGCATTTTATGTTTCAAAAGGTGACGAATATTTGCTGCGTAGCGAGTATAGTTACGCGATTGATTTCTACACTAAAGCAAAAGAAATAAAAGAAAAAAATTCAGAAGTACTTTTTAGATTAGGTGAGGCGTATAGATTGGCTGATATGAAAAATGAAGCGATAAATTCATATAATAAAGCATTGAAGTATGGAGCGAAAGATACGCGAATTTTTCTTGGGTTAGGTGCCATTTATAAAGTGAAATATTTATATGAAAAATCTGAAGAATATTATAAGAAAGCATTGGAAATGGAAAAAAACAATATAATCGCGATAAAAGGTTTAGCTGAAATTTATGGAAACGAAGGAAAATATTCCGAAGCAATCAATTTTTATCATAAAGAGTTTCAGATAATGCAATCTGATGAGATAAAGTTAAATCTCGCACTACTATACATTTTAAGCAATAATTATGAAGAAGCAAGGAAATATGTTAATACTATATCCGGCCAGTCTTCTGACCGTCAGGAAGGAAATAATATTTTAAACGGCTATTTAAGCATAGGGAAAAATCTAAATAGTGCAATTTCACAGTTAAGTTCTGCTAACGAGCATCTTCTATTAGCGATGACATATATAAAGAAAAATGATTTTGTAAATGCAAAAAGTAATCTTAATATTTTGATAAATCAGACGGAAGATACTCTTTCCAGAAAACTTGCAATAGTACTTTATAAAAGTATTAAGTGA
- a CDS encoding patatin-like phospholipase family protein, giving the protein MTDNVFSRYLLKLLLLTGCYLLLTSFCFPAQNDNLIRELLWKDFLSLNNNRPKIAVVLGGGGARGFAHVGVLKALLENKIPIDIIVGTSAGALVGGLYASGMEIPEIENMGRDIGWNKISNLSLIRLFTLITSESLLSTEKLEKYLEKYIGKKRFDELKIPFACVACDIKTGERIVFKDGEVAFAMRASSTFPGVFKPAEYRHRLLIDGGIVDNLPIDIAKVMGADFIIAIYPQMDYSLFEITNVLTTLNQVINIQGGFLVSKQLNDADFLITPNVKNVSPIDLDKSQECIEVGLTTTRSKATDIKDKILERFISEVALKK; this is encoded by the coding sequence TTGACTGATAATGTGTTTAGCCGTTATCTATTAAAACTTTTACTGCTCACTGGCTGCTATTTATTACTCACTTCTTTTTGTTTTCCTGCCCAAAATGATAATTTAATTAGAGAATTGTTATGGAAGGATTTTCTATCTTTAAATAATAATCGTCCTAAAATTGCTGTTGTGTTGGGTGGAGGCGGTGCCCGGGGTTTTGCGCATGTCGGTGTTTTGAAAGCACTCCTGGAAAATAAAATTCCTATTGATATTATTGTAGGTACAAGTGCCGGTGCGCTGGTTGGAGGACTTTATGCGTCGGGCATGGAAATACCGGAAATAGAAAACATGGGGCGTGATATTGGTTGGAATAAAATATCAAATCTTTCTTTAATTAGACTTTTTACGCTTATAACTTCTGAATCGCTTTTAAGTACTGAAAAATTAGAAAAATATCTTGAAAAGTATATCGGCAAAAAGAGATTTGATGAATTAAAAATTCCGTTTGCATGTGTCGCTTGTGATATTAAAACCGGCGAAAGAATAGTTTTTAAAGATGGTGAAGTTGCTTTTGCAATGAGAGCGTCATCAACGTTTCCGGGGGTTTTTAAACCAGCTGAATACAGGCACCGGTTGCTTATTGATGGCGGCATAGTAGATAATTTGCCTATTGATATTGCAAAAGTTATGGGCGCTGATTTTATAATTGCTATCTATCCGCAAATGGATTATTCTTTGTTTGAAATAACAAATGTTTTAACAACATTGAATCAGGTCATAAACATACAGGGTGGTTTTTTAGTATCTAAACAGTTAAATGACGCTGATTTTCTTATAACCCCAAATGTGAAAAATGTCAGTCCGATAGATCTTGATAAATCGCAGGAATGTATTGAGGTAGGGCTTACTACTACAAGGAGTAAGGCGACTGATATAAAAGATAAGATTCTGGAAAGATTTATCAGTGAAGTAGCTTTAAAAAAATGA
- a CDS encoding TolC family protein has translation MKKLCLISLLLISTCLYSQQLTERVLSLEDSINLAISNSQQLLSAEQDINIAKQRLKEARSIMYPQLEFNTNFSRFKAESPLLLSPVLGNTILPQKIYNNIGEIENYYTTKISLSQIVWSGAKLSTTKKFADAELKAAESDYEATKNRTKASAQEEFYRLLSIQKKMDICKSVTESMADKKSNGLNNKDKFLTERILERIRSAEEKIKKDFEVTKIDFLNAIGIEFSTIFTIKGDLEYKKEKVSVDLNKCIAWAMEYRPELKKTEIQEQMDALSVNLSLSGRYPTIAVGGNYQLEDTQLPFEKKSWNATVNLTLPIFDGFGQFARIKQRKYQYRKAQINKANISDSIRAEVRKAFIEYEYTIKQYEQKSKDMESGSVSTEEMLKNLSYQDYVEISEVVMNSKIEYVDTIKDVIIAKIELENAIGRSID, from the coding sequence ATGAAAAAACTTTGTCTAATATCTTTGTTATTGATTTCAACTTGTCTTTATTCTCAACAACTCACGGAGAGAGTTTTATCTTTAGAAGATAGTATTAATCTTGCTATTTCTAACAGCCAGCAGCTTCTTTCTGCTGAACAAGATATAAATATTGCAAAACAACGGCTGAAAGAAGCGCGGTCAATAATGTACCCGCAGCTTGAATTTAATACAAATTTTTCAAGATTTAAAGCTGAAAGCCCGCTTCTTCTTTCTCCGGTTCTCGGTAATACGATTTTACCTCAAAAAATATATAATAATATCGGTGAAATAGAAAATTATTATACGACAAAAATTTCATTGTCCCAGATAGTATGGAGCGGGGCAAAACTAAGTACGACAAAAAAATTTGCAGATGCAGAACTCAAAGCAGCTGAAAGTGATTATGAAGCGACAAAAAACAGGACGAAAGCTTCCGCTCAGGAAGAGTTTTACAGGCTTTTATCAATTCAAAAAAAAATGGATATTTGTAAGTCTGTAACAGAGTCTATGGCAGATAAAAAAAGCAATGGATTAAATAATAAAGATAAGTTTTTAACTGAACGAATTTTAGAAAGAATAAGGTCAGCTGAAGAAAAAATTAAAAAGGATTTTGAGGTGACAAAAATAGATTTTCTTAATGCTATCGGAATAGAATTTAGTACTATATTTACGATAAAGGGTGATTTGGAATACAAAAAAGAAAAAGTAAGTGTGGATTTAAATAAATGTATTGCATGGGCGATGGAATATAGACCCGAACTTAAAAAAACAGAGATACAGGAACAGATGGATGCTTTATCGGTTAATTTATCGCTTTCCGGAAGATACCCGACAATTGCAGTCGGGGGAAATTATCAGCTTGAGGACACTCAATTACCTTTCGAAAAAAAATCCTGGAATGCAACAGTTAACTTGACACTTCCTATATTTGATGGTTTTGGTCAGTTCGCCAGAATTAAACAAAGGAAATATCAATACAGAAAAGCACAGATTAACAAGGCGAATATTTCAGATTCTATAAGAGCCGAAGTAAGAAAAGCTTTTATTGAGTACGAATATACTATAAAGCAGTATGAACAAAAAAGTAAAGATATGGAGTCGGGTTCTGTTTCAACGGAAGAAATGCTGAAAAATCTTTCATATCAGGATTATGTCGAAATTTCCGAAGTAGTTATGAATTCGAAAATAGAGTATGTCGATACGATTAAAGATGTTATTATTGCAAAAATTGAACTTGAAAATGCCATCGGAAGAAGTATTGACTGA
- the argH gene encoding argininosuccinate lyase, with translation MDFKNFVSSISYDVKLAKYDILGSVAHTKMLAKCRIISQKDSAKIVKGLLSILNDYEKGKVKFTGEDIHTSIESELKKRIGEIAGKMHTARSRNDQVVLAERLYVKDEIKIIIGKIDNLIEVVKKVAKKYQNVIMPGFTHMQNAQPVLFSHWFLAYGWMLKRDKELLSDCYKRVDVLPLGSAAFAGTEFPIDRNFTAKQLNFSKISQNSVDAVSDRDFIIEFSFDCALLSMHLSRLAEEIIIWSSQQFGFIELSGKFVTGSSIMPQKKNPDFAELLRGTTGQVYGNLISLLTMMKGLPLSYNRDMQKDKEPLFSSAETIENMLDVSAGMIDSMKVNQGKMLTACKNGFILATDISNYLVLKGIPFRSAHGIVAKVVEYCIKNKKSFDELSISEWSKFSSKFDSSVFKVLDYKKAIEKKKSYGCTSFESVKNQLKKL, from the coding sequence ATGGATTTCAAAAACTTTGTTTCGTCTATTAGTTATGATGTTAAGCTTGCTAAATATGATATTTTAGGGAGTGTTGCTCATACAAAGATGCTTGCCAAGTGCAGAATTATATCTCAAAAGGATTCTGCAAAAATAGTTAAGGGGCTTCTTTCAATATTGAATGATTATGAGAAGGGGAAGGTAAAATTTACCGGCGAAGATATTCATACTTCTATTGAAAGTGAACTTAAAAAAAGAATCGGTGAAATTGCCGGAAAAATGCACACTGCAAGAAGCAGAAACGACCAGGTAGTGCTTGCTGAGCGGTTATATGTTAAAGATGAAATAAAAATAATTATTGGAAAGATTGATAATTTAATAGAAGTTGTTAAAAAAGTTGCAAAAAAATACCAGAATGTGATTATGCCGGGTTTTACACACATGCAAAACGCCCAGCCGGTGCTTTTTAGCCATTGGTTTTTGGCATATGGATGGATGTTGAAAAGAGATAAAGAGCTGTTGTCTGATTGTTATAAAAGAGTGGATGTTCTTCCGTTGGGTTCGGCTGCTTTCGCTGGGACGGAATTTCCGATTGATAGAAATTTTACAGCAAAACAGCTTAATTTTTCAAAAATATCCCAAAATTCAGTGGATGCTGTTTCAGATAGGGATTTTATAATTGAATTTTCATTTGACTGCGCGTTGTTATCAATGCACTTATCAAGACTTGCCGAGGAAATTATAATCTGGTCATCACAGCAGTTTGGATTTATTGAGTTGTCGGGTAAATTTGTTACAGGGTCATCAATTATGCCCCAGAAAAAAAATCCTGATTTTGCCGAGCTTTTAAGAGGGACAACAGGTCAGGTTTACGGGAATTTAATTTCACTTTTAACAATGATGAAAGGATTGCCGTTATCCTACAACAGGGACATGCAAAAAGACAAAGAACCGCTTTTTAGTTCTGCTGAAACCATAGAAAATATGCTGGATGTTTCCGCCGGGATGATTGATTCTATGAAAGTCAATCAGGGGAAAATGCTTACTGCCTGCAAAAATGGTTTTATTCTGGCGACTGACATTAGCAATTATCTTGTGTTAAAAGGGATTCCTTTCAGGAGTGCACATGGTATTGTAGCAAAGGTTGTCGAGTATTGTATTAAGAACAAAAAATCATTTGATGAATTATCGATTTCTGAATGGTCAAAATTTTCAAGTAAATTTGATTCATCTGTATTTAAGGTTCTGGATTATAAAAAAGCGATTGAAAAGAAAAAATCATATGGTTGTACATCTTTTGAATCAGTAAAAAACCAGTTAAAGAAATTATGA
- a CDS encoding argininosuccinate synthase, whose amino-acid sequence MVKIVLAYSGGLDTSIIIEWLKEVYNAEVIACIVDVGQTDEKLSEIKKKAIKTGASKAYIIDAKKEFVEKYIFRAVMANAIYEGKYYLATSLARPLIAEKIIDIAKKENAGAVAHGATGKGNDQVRFELTFKALMPSVKIIAPWREWELKSRQDEIDYAKKRGIPVPVSKEKPYSSDANIWHISYEGGILENPDNSPDENMFQMTVSPEKAPDKPTIIDVYFEKGVPVKIDGKKYGPVEIVEKLNLLGGKNGVGRCDIVENRLVGIKSRGVYESPAAVILYTAHKEIESLVLDRETAHFKEILTQKYSEIIYYGLWHSQLKKAIDGFIDQTQKNVTGSVRLKLYKGNCIVMGRTSKNSLYWEKLSTFEEEDIYNQKDAEGFINLFGLPLKVEAILRKGAQK is encoded by the coding sequence ATCGTGAAAATCGTTCTTGCATATTCAGGCGGGTTGGATACATCTATTATTATAGAGTGGCTGAAAGAAGTGTATAATGCTGAAGTAATTGCCTGTATTGTTGATGTGGGGCAAACAGATGAAAAGCTTTCAGAAATCAAGAAAAAGGCAATAAAAACCGGTGCTTCAAAAGCATACATTATTGATGCTAAAAAAGAATTTGTTGAAAAATACATTTTTAGAGCGGTAATGGCAAATGCAATTTATGAAGGCAAATATTATCTTGCCACCTCGCTTGCAAGACCCCTAATTGCAGAAAAAATTATAGATATTGCTAAAAAAGAAAATGCAGGTGCAGTCGCTCATGGTGCAACAGGTAAAGGTAACGACCAGGTAAGATTTGAACTTACATTTAAAGCATTAATGCCTTCAGTGAAAATTATTGCTCCATGGAGAGAGTGGGAATTGAAATCAAGACAGGATGAAATAGATTATGCAAAAAAGCGCGGTATTCCGGTTCCTGTTTCTAAAGAAAAACCATATTCTTCTGATGCAAATATCTGGCATATTTCATATGAAGGCGGAATTTTGGAAAACCCGGACAATTCGCCGGATGAAAATATGTTTCAAATGACAGTTTCACCGGAAAAAGCGCCTGATAAACCTACTATAATTGATGTTTATTTTGAAAAAGGTGTTCCTGTGAAAATTGACGGTAAAAAGTATGGTCCGGTTGAAATTGTGGAAAAATTAAATTTACTCGGTGGCAAAAATGGTGTCGGCAGGTGCGATATTGTTGAAAATCGGCTTGTCGGTATAAAATCCAGGGGTGTTTATGAGTCACCGGCTGCGGTAATACTTTATACTGCGCACAAGGAAATAGAATCGCTGGTTTTAGACAGAGAAACCGCTCATTTTAAGGAGATTTTAACTCAAAAATACTCTGAAATAATATATTATGGTTTATGGCACTCGCAATTAAAGAAAGCGATAGATGGATTTATAGACCAGACACAAAAGAATGTTACCGGTTCGGTCAGGTTAAAACTTTATAAAGGTAATTGTATTGTAATGGGAAGGACTTCCAAGAACTCGCTTTACTGGGAGAAACTCTCAACATTTGAAGAAGAAGATATTTATAACCAGAAAGATGCAGAAGGATTTATAAATCTTTTCGGTTTGCCGTTAAAGGTAGAAGCAATCCTAAGAAAAGGCGCTCAGAAGTAA
- a CDS encoding sensor domain-containing diguanylate cyclase yields MSMIPYWLQNVVLICIAASVVYILWLSILFFKKKARELERLNSDLKLIQNLSKDITATLEMRDLLPQIMDAFAKASNVTKGSIMLMNEETQTLEIKAGIGLSPHAYDVVKMRLAEGVAGVVAATCESILIDDTSKEKYLYMDFKSDEQKPRPKETLLCLPLIFKGHVLGVVSLDKKIGGEKFSEYDRRITAILANQAAVAIQNARLYENAITDGLTELYIHKYFHNRLEKEMDRAKRFNQTISLIMFDIDYFKNFNDVYGHQVGDLALVHLSKILRNTMRLSDILARYGGEEFAVILIPDPKMEQTVELVKSIAERLRKNVENSPLEIKGQKLKITISIGIVSWHGEKRIDKDKLIKMADDALYTAKRSGRNRVCVWEEMIVNMP; encoded by the coding sequence ATGAGCATGATACCATATTGGTTACAAAATGTCGTTTTAATATGTATAGCTGCCTCCGTTGTATATATATTATGGCTTTCCATTCTTTTCTTTAAAAAGAAAGCAAGAGAACTCGAACGGCTGAATAGCGATTTAAAATTAATACAGAATCTTTCAAAGGATATTACAGCTACACTCGAAATGAGAGACCTTTTGCCTCAGATAATGGATGCATTTGCTAAAGCAAGCAATGTAACCAAAGGCTCGATAATGCTCATGAACGAAGAAACACAAACATTGGAAATAAAGGCAGGTATTGGGCTGTCACCGCATGCTTATGATGTTGTTAAAATGAGACTTGCCGAGGGAGTAGCAGGTGTAGTTGCTGCAACTTGTGAATCAATACTTATTGATGACACAAGCAAAGAAAAATATCTTTATATGGATTTTAAATCAGATGAACAAAAACCCCGCCCAAAAGAGACGCTTTTATGTTTGCCGTTAATTTTTAAGGGACATGTCTTAGGGGTCGTATCGCTTGATAAAAAAATAGGCGGAGAGAAATTTTCAGAATATGATAGGAGGATAACAGCAATACTTGCTAACCAGGCAGCCGTTGCAATCCAAAATGCGAGATTATATGAAAACGCGATTACTGATGGTCTGACAGAACTTTATATACACAAGTATTTCCATAACCGTCTTGAGAAAGAAATGGATCGTGCCAAAAGGTTTAACCAGACAATTTCGTTAATTATGTTTGATATAGATTATTTTAAAAATTTTAATGATGTTTATGGTCACCAGGTTGGCGATCTTGCATTAGTTCACTTGTCTAAAATATTAAGAAATACAATGCGATTAAGCGATATATTAGCAAGATATGGCGGAGAAGAATTTGCAGTTATACTTATTCCTGACCCTAAAATGGAACAGACAGTTGAACTTGTAAAAAGTATTGCAGAACGGCTTAGAAAAAATGTTGAAAATTCACCGCTCGAGATTAAAGGTCAAAAACTTAAAATTACCATAAGTATTGGTATTGTTTCCTGGCACGGGGAAAAGAGGATTGATAAAGACAAACTGATAAAAATGGCGGATGATGCTCTTTATACTGCAAAGAGAAGCGGTAGAAACCGTGTTTGTGTTTGGGAAGAAATGATTGTAAATATGCCCTAA
- the folK gene encoding 2-amino-4-hydroxy-6-hydroxymethyldihydropteridine diphosphokinase, whose product MANVFLGLGSNKGYRKRNILKAIELLKKSGQKVLKTSSIYETKPYGYRKQKKFLNAVIKLKTVLSPGYFLNLCKRIEKEIGRKKSFRWGPREIDLDILFFDNKIIKSKKLTIPHKDLYNRDFVLIPLSEIEPKFAKLRKF is encoded by the coding sequence ATGGCGAATGTTTTTTTAGGACTTGGTTCGAATAAAGGGTATAGAAAGAGGAATATTTTAAAAGCTATAGAACTTCTAAAGAAAAGCGGGCAGAAAGTATTGAAAACATCTTCAATATATGAAACTAAACCTTACGGTTATAGAAAACAAAAGAAATTTTTAAATGCAGTTATAAAATTGAAAACGGTGTTATCGCCCGGATATTTTCTAAACCTTTGTAAAAGAATTGAAAAAGAAATCGGCAGGAAAAAAAGTTTCAGGTGGGGACCGCGGGAAATTGATTTAGATATTTTGTTTTTTGATAATAAAATTATAAAAAGTAAAAAACTTACAATTCCACATAAGGACTTATATAACAGAGATTTTGTTCTAATTCCCCTATCAGAAATTGAACCCAAATTTGCAAAACTACGCAAATTTTGA
- a CDS encoding aspartate aminotransferase family protein, which produces MNYSDLEKKYIFQTYKRNPVLFVKGKGKYLWDDKGKKYLDFFSGLSVCSVGHCHPKVVEAIKKQSEKLIHTSNLYYLKPQIELAKMLSGMFFGGKVFFSNSGAEANECAIKLARKWGSINKNVKNKAGRYEIIAFNDSFHGRTIATLSATGQKKFHKDFNPFLSGFKFAEFNNIASVKKQITGKTCAILIEPVQGEGGINIAEKGFLKELRKICDKNKLLLIFDEIQCGLGRTGKMFAYENYGVEPDILTIAKSLGGGLPIGATVAKPNIADTLKYGDHGSTFGGNPVCCSAAIEVLKIVSNKKLLKNIKEVGEYFILKLKGLQNKHSSIIKDVRGIGLMIGIELKIEGKGIVSKCLEKGLLINCTQDKILRFLPPLIINRKDVDTVIDILDDVLNAQTSV; this is translated from the coding sequence GTGAATTATTCTGATTTAGAGAAAAAATATATTTTTCAAACATATAAAAGAAATCCGGTTTTGTTTGTTAAGGGTAAAGGTAAGTATCTCTGGGACGACAAGGGTAAAAAATACTTGGACTTTTTTTCCGGACTTTCAGTATGTTCTGTGGGGCATTGTCATCCGAAAGTAGTAGAAGCAATTAAAAAGCAGAGTGAAAAACTAATTCATACCTCAAATTTATATTATTTAAAACCGCAGATTGAACTTGCAAAAATGTTATCAGGGATGTTTTTTGGCGGCAAAGTATTCTTTTCTAATTCCGGCGCGGAAGCAAACGAGTGTGCAATAAAACTGGCAAGAAAATGGGGAAGTATAAATAAAAATGTTAAGAATAAAGCTGGAAGATATGAAATAATTGCATTCAATGATTCTTTTCATGGAAGAACAATTGCAACTCTTTCAGCGACAGGACAGAAAAAATTTCACAAGGATTTTAACCCGTTTTTAAGCGGGTTTAAGTTTGCCGAGTTTAATAATATAGCTTCTGTGAAAAAACAAATTACCGGGAAAACCTGTGCTATATTAATTGAACCGGTTCAAGGCGAAGGCGGTATTAACATTGCTGAAAAAGGATTTTTGAAAGAACTTAGAAAAATATGCGATAAAAATAAATTGCTTCTTATTTTTGACGAGATTCAATGCGGACTTGGAAGAACAGGTAAAATGTTTGCATATGAAAATTATGGTGTTGAGCCGGATATTTTAACAATTGCCAAGTCGTTAGGCGGAGGATTGCCTATTGGTGCAACGGTTGCAAAACCGAATATTGCAGATACATTGAAATATGGTGACCATGGTTCTACTTTTGGCGGTAACCCTGTATGTTGTTCCGCAGCTATTGAAGTTTTAAAAATTGTAAGTAACAAGAAATTACTGAAAAACATCAAAGAAGTCGGGGAATATTTTATATTAAAACTAAAAGGGCTTCAGAATAAACATAGTAGTATCATAAAAGATGTCAGGGGCATCGGGTTAATGATTGGGATTGAGCTTAAGATTGAAGGTAAGGGAATTGTTAGTAAATGTCTGGAAAAAGGGCTTCTAATAAATTGTACGCAGGATAAGATTCTTAGGTTTTTACCGCCGCTTATAATTAATAGAAAAGATGTAGATACAGTCATAGATATTCTTGATGATGTATTAAATGCACAGACGTCTGTTTAA
- the argB gene encoding acetylglutamate kinase has product MKNIVVIKYGGSLLDDKNAEKIILKNIINYAKNNSVIVVHGGGKEISNALGKANIEVKFINGLRYTGKKAINIVENVLENIQYRIAKKLNNAVAIKKVVIGKRIKELGHVGRFVSAKIPEIQKVLSDKKIAVISPVGKTITGQILNLNADEVAGGVASNIKAQKLLFFTDVKGVLDNNKKTIPVIKVLEIKKLIAKKIITGGMIPKIQGCAKAVKNGVREVDIYNINLKGTKIL; this is encoded by the coding sequence ATGAAAAATATTGTAGTTATAAAATACGGTGGTAGTTTGCTGGATGATAAAAATGCAGAAAAGATTATTCTGAAGAATATCATAAATTATGCGAAAAACAATTCTGTCATTGTTGTTCACGGCGGCGGTAAAGAAATATCAAATGCATTGGGTAAAGCGAATATAGAAGTAAAGTTTATAAATGGATTGCGGTATACCGGTAAAAAAGCGATTAATATTGTTGAGAATGTTCTTGAAAATATTCAGTACAGGATTGCTAAAAAATTGAATAATGCGGTTGCCATAAAAAAAGTGGTTATAGGAAAAAGAATAAAAGAATTGGGTCATGTCGGCAGGTTTGTGTCTGCAAAAATCCCTGAAATACAGAAAGTTTTGTCTGATAAGAAAATTGCAGTAATTTCACCGGTGGGCAAAACTATAACCGGACAGATACTTAATTTAAACGCTGATGAAGTTGCCGGTGGTGTCGCTTCAAATATCAAAGCACAGAAATTGTTGTTTTTTACCGATGTAAAAGGTGTTCTTGATAATAATAAAAAGACGATTCCTGTAATAAAAGTCTTGGAAATAAAAAAGTTAATTGCTAAAAAAATAATTACCGGCGGTATGATACCAAAAATTCAGGGTTGTGCCAAAGCGGTAAAAAATGGTGTAAGGGAAGTTGATATTTATAATATAAATCTTAAAGGAACAAAAATATTATAA
- the rsmD gene encoding 16S rRNA (guanine(966)-N(2))-methyltransferase RsmD produces the protein MSLKVIAGILKGRNIKTLPGLQTRPLLARVKKSLFDILTPKIVDSCFLDLFAGFGSVGIEALSRGAREVVFVENDAKCIRIIENNLETFAISEKAKAIQADAAHPELLNGKFDIIFVGPPYGTANLPDIIGKTASILADKNGLIIAQHHIRQVLPEKNEGLSLYRKEKYGDMQLSFFTFSQNSI, from the coding sequence ATGTCGCTTAAAGTAATTGCCGGCATATTAAAGGGAAGAAATATTAAAACCTTACCGGGTTTGCAAACAAGACCTCTTTTAGCAAGAGTTAAAAAATCGCTTTTTGATATTTTAACGCCTAAAATTGTTGATTCATGTTTCTTGGATTTGTTTGCCGGCTTTGGTTCTGTCGGGATAGAAGCATTATCCCGTGGCGCAAGAGAAGTTGTATTTGTTGAAAATGATGCAAAATGCATCAGGATAATTGAAAATAATCTGGAAACATTTGCCATATCCGAAAAAGCAAAGGCAATACAAGCAGATGCTGCTCATCCGGAGTTATTAAATGGTAAATTTGACATAATTTTTGTGGGACCGCCATATGGAACAGCAAATCTTCCCGATATTATAGGAAAAACAGCTAGTATTTTAGCAGATAAAAATGGATTAATAATAGCCCAACATCATATCAGGCAAGTGTTACCTGAAAAAAATGAGGGATTGTCGCTTTATCGTAAAGAAAAATATGGCGATATGCAGTTGTCGTTCTTTACTTTTTCGCAGAATTCCATTTGA
- a CDS encoding response regulator → MRKILIIEDNSRLTEMLKESFEEVGYSVTVALEGTEGLNLVETVKPNVVILDMRLQNNLDGLEIYKIIIEKCPNMPVIIYTAFEEYRETRFQISAGKYCTFILKPVPIEKLIMEVERVIGDCGKEN, encoded by the coding sequence ATGAGAAAGATACTTATTATTGAAGACAATAGCCGTTTAACTGAAATGTTGAAAGAATCTTTTGAAGAGGTTGGGTATAGTGTTACAGTAGCTTTAGAAGGGACAGAAGGACTTAATTTGGTGGAAACTGTCAAACCAAATGTGGTTATATTGGACATGAGATTGCAAAATAATTTAGACGGGTTAGAAATATACAAAATTATAATTGAGAAATGTCCTAATATGCCGGTGATAATTTACACTGCATTTGAAGAGTATAGAGAGACGCGTTTCCAGATATCCGCCGGAAAGTACTGCACATTTATCTTAAAGCCGGTTCCTATAGAAAAACTGATTATGGAAGTTGAAAGAGTAATTGGTGACTGTGGAAAAGAAAATTAG